Proteins encoded by one window of Methylosinus sp. PW1:
- the istA gene encoding IS21 family transposase → MELLSVIRRWRYRQEFSIREIARRTGLSRNTVRKYLRSDSVEPGFATPDRPSRLDPFADKLAHMLRQEAAKSRKQKRTVKQLHADLVALGYDGSYNRVAAFAREWKAARHREQQTCGRGAFVPLTFLPGEAFQFDWSEDWAIIAGERTKLQVAQFKLSYSRAFFLRAYPQQTHEMLFDAHNHAFRVLGGVPRRGVYDNMRTAIDKIGRGKERQVNARFAAMVSHFLFEAAFCNPASGWEKGQIEKNVQDARHRLWQPIPSFPSLAALNDWLEARCRELWAEIPHSAQPGTIAEAWREEVPQLMQPPRPFDGFVEHTKRVTPTCLIHLDRNRYSVPASFANRPVSVRVYPERVVVAAEGQIVCEHARVFARSHDDKSVTVYDWRHYLSVIQRKPGALRNGAPFAELPVALRTLQQRMLEKPGGDREMVEILALVLQHDEQAVLTAVQLALEAGAPTKTHILNLLHRLVDGKPVDAPPVKPPNALTLTTEPQANVERYDALRKGREARHAS, encoded by the coding sequence ATGGAGTTATTGAGCGTCATCCGACGCTGGCGATATCGGCAGGAGTTTTCGATCCGGGAGATTGCGCGACGCACGGGGCTGTCGCGCAATACGGTGCGCAAATACCTGCGCTCGGACAGCGTGGAGCCGGGGTTCGCCACGCCCGATCGACCGAGCCGGCTCGATCCGTTCGCCGACAAGCTGGCGCACATGCTGCGTCAGGAGGCCGCAAAATCGCGCAAGCAGAAGCGGACGGTCAAGCAGTTGCACGCGGATCTGGTCGCCCTCGGCTACGACGGCTCCTACAATCGCGTGGCGGCGTTCGCGCGCGAGTGGAAGGCGGCGCGGCATCGGGAGCAGCAGACCTGCGGGCGCGGCGCGTTCGTGCCGCTGACGTTTCTGCCCGGCGAGGCGTTCCAGTTCGACTGGTCGGAGGATTGGGCGATCATCGCGGGCGAGCGGACGAAGTTGCAGGTCGCCCAGTTCAAGCTCTCCTACAGCCGTGCGTTCTTCCTTCGCGCCTACCCGCAGCAGACGCATGAGATGCTCTTCGACGCCCACAACCACGCCTTCCGCGTGCTGGGCGGCGTGCCCCGGCGAGGCGTCTACGACAACATGCGCACCGCGATCGACAAGATCGGGCGTGGCAAAGAACGCCAGGTCAACGCCCGCTTCGCCGCGATGGTCAGCCACTTCCTGTTCGAGGCCGCATTCTGCAATCCGGCCTCCGGCTGGGAAAAGGGGCAAATCGAGAAGAACGTTCAGGATGCTCGTCATCGCCTCTGGCAGCCAATCCCGAGCTTTCCGTCGCTGGCGGCGCTCAACGACTGGCTGGAGGCGCGATGCCGCGAGCTGTGGGCCGAGATTCCGCACAGCGCGCAGCCGGGGACGATCGCGGAGGCTTGGCGCGAGGAGGTTCCGCAACTGATGCAGCCTCCGCGGCCATTCGACGGCTTCGTCGAACACACCAAGCGGGTCACGCCGACGTGCCTGATCCATCTGGACCGCAATCGCTACAGCGTGCCGGCTTCATTCGCCAATCGCCCCGTCAGCGTGCGGGTCTACCCTGAGCGCGTCGTCGTCGCCGCCGAGGGGCAGATCGTGTGCGAGCACGCCCGCGTCTTCGCCCGGTCGCATGACGACAAGAGCGTGACGGTCTACGACTGGCGGCATTATCTCTCCGTCATCCAGCGCAAGCCGGGCGCGCTGCGCAATGGCGCGCCCTTCGCGGAACTGCCGGTCGCCTTACGGACGCTGCAACAGCGCATGCTCGAGAAGCCGGGAGGCGACCGTGAGATGGTCGAGATTTTGGCTCTGGTCCTACAGCACGACGAGCAGGCCGTGCTGACCGCCGTCCAATTGGCGCTGGAGGCCGGCGCGCCGACCAAGACGCACATCTTGAACCTGTTGCATCGCTTGGTGGACGGCAAGCCGGTCGACGCGCCGCCCGTGAAACCGCCCAACGCGCTGACGCTCACCACCGAGCCGCAGGCCAATGTCGAGCGTTACGACGCGCTGCGCAAGGGTCGGGAGGCGCGCCATGCGTCATAA
- the wecB gene encoding non-hydrolyzing UDP-N-acetylglucosamine 2-epimerase, with the protein MSEREELGNGDLLQHRCRRFIKEATLKRLDCIVGTRPNFVKIAPIIRALLRREGFAVRLVHTGQHYDVALNAVFFDELGIPDPDVNLEVGSGTHTEQTARIMLALESVLTNDRPDMLIVVGDVNSTLAATLVASKMLIPVAHVEAGLRSNDRAMPEEVNRIVTDSLCDLLLTTERSASDNLLREGARPERIGFVGNVMIDTLHACLERAVPAGRTFDEIGAGVVASRAEKSGYGFVTLHRPSNVDDEAQLRGLIEALCEITHAIPLLFAVHPRTRAKMEAAGLGRLFEDGRLLATPPLSYLRSLGLMREARLVITDSGGIQEETTALGVPCLTVRDNTERPITIAEGTNTLVGTSPAALKEAAADVLVNGGKCGRVPELWDGNAAERIVDHVRTFLAFR; encoded by the coding sequence GTGAGCGAGCGTGAAGAGTTAGGAAACGGCGATCTGCTCCAGCACAGGTGCCGGCGCTTCATAAAGGAGGCGACGCTGAAACGTTTAGACTGCATCGTCGGGACGCGACCCAATTTCGTTAAGATCGCACCGATTATTAGAGCGCTGCTCAGGCGCGAAGGTTTCGCTGTTCGTCTCGTCCATACTGGGCAGCATTATGACGTCGCCTTGAACGCCGTCTTTTTCGATGAGCTCGGTATTCCAGATCCAGACGTGAATCTCGAAGTCGGCTCGGGCACGCACACCGAACAGACGGCGCGCATCATGCTGGCGCTCGAGTCCGTGCTGACGAACGACCGCCCAGACATGCTGATCGTGGTGGGCGATGTGAATTCGACGCTCGCCGCGACGCTCGTCGCGAGCAAGATGCTGATTCCCGTGGCGCACGTCGAGGCGGGCCTGCGCAGCAACGACCGCGCCATGCCGGAGGAAGTCAACCGGATCGTCACCGACTCCTTGTGCGATCTTCTGCTGACGACCGAGCGTTCGGCTTCGGACAATCTGCTGCGCGAAGGCGCTCGGCCCGAACGGATCGGCTTCGTCGGCAATGTCATGATCGACACCCTGCACGCCTGCCTCGAACGTGCGGTCCCGGCCGGGCGGACCTTCGACGAGATCGGCGCGGGCGTCGTCGCTTCGCGTGCGGAAAAGAGCGGCTATGGCTTTGTGACCCTGCACCGGCCGTCGAATGTCGATGACGAAGCGCAGTTGCGAGGGCTGATCGAAGCCCTCTGCGAGATTACGCACGCCATTCCATTGCTGTTCGCTGTCCATCCCAGAACAAGAGCGAAAATGGAAGCGGCCGGGCTGGGACGCCTTTTCGAGGACGGCCGCCTTCTGGCAACGCCGCCTTTAAGCTATCTGCGCTCGCTCGGCCTGATGCGCGAGGCGCGGCTCGTCATCACCGACAGCGGCGGCATACAGGAGGAGACAACGGCCCTGGGCGTGCCCTGCCTGACCGTGCGCGACAACACCGAACGGCCAATCACCATTGCGGAGGGCACGAACACGCTCGTCGGAACCTCTCCGGCCGCTCTAAAAGAAGCTGCCGCCGACGTGCTGGTGAATGGTGGAAAATGCGGGCGCGTTCCCGAGTTGTGGGATGGCAACGCGGCAGAGAGAATCGTCGACCATGTGAGAACATTTCTCGCTTTTCGATGA
- a CDS encoding glycosyltransferase family 4 protein, whose amino-acid sequence MRILFFSHYFPPEVNAPASRTFEHCRLWAQAGHDVTVVTCAPNHPRGKIYPGYKNKLFDLEMLEGVQIARVWTFPAANEGFLLRILNYLSYMIFATLAVVRLERPDVIISTSPQLFCGLTGLLVKAIRGAPWVLEIRDLWPESIVTVGAMRKGGAIRFLEWLGSLAYRSADHIVSVTDSFVMHIAARGGAGKIDVIKNGADLEFFKLGAGNKQFKEKLGFEGRFVAAYVGTHGMAHALETVLDAAERLSNDRRIGFLMVGDGAERARLLARAETMKLENLRIVGQLPKTDMPTVWAATDVSLILLKHSDLFKSVVPSKMFEAMAMGRPIVLGVKGEACAMLEEAGAGIAITPESAEELAAAVVKLADDPELAARLGRQGSDYVREHYDRTKLARNYLDLLESVIAKSRIRKQEAGSIEDAASR is encoded by the coding sequence ATGCGCATCCTCTTTTTTTCGCATTACTTTCCGCCGGAAGTGAACGCCCCTGCCTCACGCACTTTCGAGCATTGCAGGCTTTGGGCGCAAGCAGGGCATGATGTGACCGTCGTCACCTGCGCGCCAAATCACCCAAGAGGCAAAATATATCCCGGCTACAAAAACAAGCTTTTCGACCTCGAGATGCTCGAGGGCGTGCAAATCGCGCGCGTGTGGACTTTCCCTGCCGCGAACGAAGGGTTCTTGCTTAGGATCCTGAACTATCTCTCGTATATGATTTTCGCGACTCTTGCAGTTGTCCGGCTCGAACGGCCGGACGTCATCATATCCACGTCTCCTCAATTATTTTGCGGGCTGACGGGGCTTCTCGTCAAAGCGATCCGCGGGGCGCCGTGGGTTCTCGAAATCCGCGATCTTTGGCCTGAGAGCATCGTCACGGTCGGAGCTATGCGTAAAGGGGGCGCGATCCGATTTCTGGAGTGGCTGGGGTCGCTCGCCTACCGCAGTGCCGATCATATTGTATCCGTTACCGATTCATTCGTTATGCATATCGCCGCGCGCGGTGGCGCCGGCAAAATCGACGTTATCAAGAACGGCGCCGACCTCGAGTTCTTCAAGCTTGGCGCGGGAAACAAGCAGTTTAAGGAAAAGCTCGGGTTCGAAGGACGTTTCGTCGCCGCCTATGTCGGCACGCACGGAATGGCGCATGCGCTTGAGACAGTCCTCGACGCAGCCGAGCGGCTTTCGAATGATCGTCGCATCGGTTTTCTGATGGTAGGCGACGGCGCAGAGCGAGCGCGTCTCCTCGCCCGCGCGGAGACAATGAAGCTCGAGAACCTGCGCATAGTTGGGCAACTCCCGAAAACCGATATGCCCACCGTGTGGGCCGCGACGGACGTAAGTCTCATCCTTCTCAAGCACAGCGACCTTTTCAAGTCCGTCGTTCCTTCGAAAATGTTCGAGGCGATGGCGATGGGGCGTCCGATCGTGCTCGGCGTGAAGGGCGAGGCTTGCGCAATGCTAGAGGAAGCGGGCGCGGGAATCGCGATTACGCCCGAGAGCGCCGAGGAACTGGCCGCGGCGGTCGTAAAGCTCGCCGACGACCCAGAGCTTGCCGCAAGGCTCGGCCGCCAGGGCAGCGATTATGTGCGCGAGCATTACGACCGAACAAAACTTGCCCGAAATTACCTCGATCTTCTCGAAAGCGTCATTGCGAAATCAAGGATCCGAAAGCAGGAGGCAGGTTCGATCGAGGACGCCGCGTCGCGATGA